The Methanococcoides methylutens MM1 genome has a window encoding:
- a CDS encoding UDP-N-acetylglucosamine 3-dehydrogenase, whose protein sequence is MLRVGVIGVGAMGQHHVRIYSEMEGVELVAISDVDRYRVEEMAEKYGVKAFNDYNELLKEDLDAVSVVVPTTHHKEVTLDAINANTNVLVEKPIADNLKNADTMIEAADKAGVILMVGQIERFNPATTKMKEIIDSGLLGKIVSISTKRVGPYNPRIRDVGIILDLGVHDIDAIAYMYGGDVSEVYAIAGKDIHSKEDHASMMLRFDEEQAGVVNINWLTPHKVRKMEVIGVEGVGYLDYVDQTVTIHDEKWIRDAKVEKAEPLQKELEHFITCVREGKTPLESGSDGKHALKVALAAIESYNSNSIIKID, encoded by the coding sequence ATGTTGCGTGTAGGAGTTATCGGAGTCGGTGCTATGGGGCAGCACCATGTAAGGATCTACAGTGAAATGGAAGGAGTGGAACTTGTAGCGATCTCTGACGTTGACAGATACAGGGTCGAAGAAATGGCTGAGAAATATGGTGTCAAAGCCTTTAATGACTATAATGAACTTTTAAAAGAAGACCTCGATGCTGTAAGCGTTGTTGTTCCTACCACACATCACAAAGAGGTCACATTAGATGCTATAAATGCAAATACCAATGTACTTGTGGAAAAACCAATTGCGGATAACCTTAAAAATGCCGACACAATGATAGAAGCTGCCGATAAAGCTGGTGTTATCCTTATGGTAGGTCAAATTGAGAGATTCAATCCTGCAACTACAAAGATGAAAGAAATAATAGATAGTGGACTCCTTGGAAAGATAGTTTCTATCTCGACAAAGAGAGTTGGTCCATACAATCCAAGGATAAGGGATGTAGGAATCATTCTGGATCTCGGAGTACATGATATCGATGCTATAGCATACATGTACGGCGGTGATGTCTCTGAAGTATATGCCATTGCAGGTAAGGATATACACTCTAAAGAAGACCATGCATCCATGATGCTAAGATTTGATGAAGAGCAGGCAGGTGTTGTCAACATTAACTGGCTGACCCCCCATAAAGTGAGGAAAATGGAAGTTATCGGAGTAGAAGGTGTTGGCTATCTGGACTATGTAGACCAGACTGTAACAATCCATGATGAAAAATGGATAAGAGATGCAAAAGTTGAGAAAGCGGAACCGCTTCAAAAAGAACTTGAACATTTCATTACCTGTGTGAGGGAAGGAAAGACACCACTGGAGTCAGGCAGTGATGGAAAGCATGCATTGAAAGTTGCACTTGCAGCTATAGAATCTTACAATAGTAATAGTATAATCAAAATAGACTGA
- a CDS encoding DegT/DnrJ/EryC1/StrS aminotransferase family protein: MIPIAKPDIGKEEIDAVSKVMTSGIIAEGKRVAEFESAFADYIGTEHAVAVNSGTAALHTALLAHGIGKGDEVITTSFSFIATANSIMYTGAKPVFADIDPETFNIDPEKIEDSITNDTKALMPVHLYGHPAEMKAINEIAEDHGLAIIEDACQAHGAIYNGKKVGSFGTGAFSFYPTKNMTTGEGGIITTNDSEVARKARMIRAHGSQERYLHEMVGYNFRMTDIAAAIGLVQLKKIERYNSARRKNAYLLSERLKDIPGITVPTIRKGCGHVFHQYTIRVNNREELVTKLKQNEIGTGVYYPIPIHMQPTYIEAGYNYDLPICEKAAKEVVSLPVHPGVSEQDIEQVIENVIAGVK; this comes from the coding sequence GTGATTCCAATAGCAAAACCGGACATTGGAAAAGAGGAGATAGATGCAGTCTCTAAGGTAATGACATCAGGGATCATTGCAGAAGGTAAACGTGTTGCAGAATTTGAATCTGCTTTTGCTGACTATATCGGTACAGAACATGCAGTGGCAGTGAACTCAGGAACAGCTGCACTTCATACTGCCCTTCTGGCACATGGGATCGGTAAAGGCGATGAGGTCATCACAACTTCATTCAGTTTCATAGCAACTGCTAACAGCATTATGTATACCGGTGCAAAACCAGTATTTGCAGATATAGATCCTGAAACATTCAATATCGACCCGGAGAAGATAGAGGACAGTATAACCAACGATACAAAGGCACTGATGCCGGTGCATCTCTACGGACATCCGGCAGAGATGAAAGCTATAAATGAAATTGCAGAGGACCATGGCCTTGCCATTATTGAAGATGCATGCCAGGCCCATGGTGCTATATATAATGGCAAGAAAGTTGGCTCTTTTGGAACAGGTGCTTTCAGCTTCTATCCTACAAAGAATATGACCACGGGTGAAGGCGGTATCATTACTACCAATGATAGTGAGGTCGCACGAAAAGCAAGAATGATACGTGCACATGGATCACAGGAGCGCTACTTGCATGAGATGGTTGGTTATAATTTCAGAATGACAGATATTGCAGCTGCCATAGGACTGGTTCAGCTCAAAAAGATCGAGAGATACAACTCTGCACGCAGAAAGAATGCATATCTCCTATCTGAAAGGCTAAAAGACATACCCGGAATCACTGTCCCGACCATCAGGAAAGGGTGTGGGCATGTGTTCCACCAATATACAATAAGAGTAAACAACCGTGAAGAACTGGTCACAAAATTGAAACAGAACGAGATTGGCACGGGTGTATATTATCCGATACCAATACATATGCAGCCAACATATATTGAAGCAGGGTACAATTATGATCTGCCGATCTGTGAAAAAGCAGCTAAGGAAGTTGTTTCACTACCAGTACATCCGGGTGTTTCAGAGCAAGATATTGAACAGGTAATTGAAAATGTAATTGCGGGGGTAAAGTAA
- a CDS encoding acyltransferase: MNIHSSAKIYGSSIVGDNSVILENVIIGYPEHRILTEILQNGKSIEDSDFPGCEIGSGSFIRPNTTIFSNVRTGNNFRTGHNCMIRENTNIGDNVLIGTNAIIDGNVTIGNNVSIQGNAYIPTHVTIEDNVFIGPCAILANDKYPIRKEYNPEGPIIRKGASIGANATILPGVEIGEGAFVAGGALVTKDVPPWQLAMGSPAKIQELPEEMRSLNDI, encoded by the coding sequence TTGAACATACATAGTTCTGCAAAGATATATGGATCAAGTATTGTCGGAGATAATTCAGTAATACTTGAGAACGTGATCATTGGATATCCAGAGCACAGAATCCTTACAGAAATACTTCAGAACGGGAAATCTATCGAAGATTCTGATTTTCCCGGATGTGAGATCGGATCGGGATCCTTCATAAGACCGAACACAACGATCTTCAGTAATGTAAGGACTGGAAACAACTTCAGGACCGGACACAACTGTATGATACGTGAGAACACCAATATCGGAGACAATGTCCTGATAGGGACCAACGCTATCATCGACGGGAATGTGACCATCGGAAACAATGTCAGTATCCAGGGCAATGCATACATCCCCACCCATGTGACCATTGAGGACAACGTCTTCATCGGCCCATGTGCAATCCTTGCGAATGATAAGTATCCAATACGTAAAGAGTACAATCCCGAGGGGCCCATTATTCGAAAAGGAGCATCTATTGGTGCAAATGCCACCATACTTCCAGGAGTTGAGATCGGAGAGGGTGCCTTCGTAGCCGGTGGTGCATTAGTTACGAAAGATGTTCCTCCGTGGCAACTTGCGATGGGAAGCCCGGCAAAGATACAGGAATTGCCGGAAGAAATGCGTTCACTTAATGATATCTGA
- a CDS encoding adenylosuccinate synthase, with protein MFTILTGSQFGDEGKGKIVDLLSKDYDLVVRFQGGDNAGHTVTVGEDVYKLHLIPSGFLLDSRVLIGPGTVLNPEVLAEEIDMLAEGGVEVHSDKLGIDAKTSIIMPYHIEMDGLRESSRKEKIGTTKRGIAFAYMDKIARDEIRMGDLVDSEKLMNRLSLITASKEAAIKELGGDPSIVTDKELIDKYLELGQRLAPYITDVSYEINTAIADGKNVMAEGAQGSHLDVIHGTQKFVTSSSTIAGSACANLGVGPTKVDEVLGIVKAYITRVGEGPLPTELDDEAGKHLHDVGHEFGTTTGRSRRCGWFDLPLLKKAIFLNGYTSVALTKLDVLTGLDTIRLCVAYDLDGERLEYPPIDTSDLGRCKPIYEDMQGWSDDLTDVKTYADVPELARNYVEKLEELMGVPIEYVSVGPGREQTFRK; from the coding sequence ATGTTTACTATTCTGACAGGATCACAGTTTGGTGATGAAGGAAAAGGAAAGATCGTTGACTTGCTTTCAAAAGACTACGATCTTGTCGTCAGGTTTCAGGGTGGCGACAACGCCGGTCATACTGTAACGGTTGGTGAAGATGTCTATAAACTTCATTTGATACCTTCCGGATTCTTGCTTGATTCAAGGGTGTTGATAGGTCCGGGTACTGTACTGAACCCTGAGGTTCTGGCAGAAGAGATCGATATGCTTGCTGAAGGTGGTGTAGAGGTCCATTCCGATAAGCTTGGTATCGATGCAAAGACCAGTATAATCATGCCTTATCATATTGAAATGGACGGTCTCCGAGAATCCTCCCGTAAGGAGAAGATCGGTACTACCAAGAGAGGCATTGCCTTTGCTTATATGGACAAGATCGCGAGGGATGAGATTCGTATGGGCGACCTGGTTGATTCCGAGAAACTTATGAACAGACTTTCATTGATAACAGCTTCCAAAGAGGCAGCTATCAAGGAGCTTGGTGGCGATCCTTCAATTGTTACTGATAAAGAGCTTATTGATAAGTATCTGGAACTTGGTCAGAGGCTGGCTCCTTATATCACTGATGTATCCTATGAGATCAACACAGCTATTGCAGATGGTAAGAATGTGATGGCTGAGGGTGCACAGGGTTCTCACCTTGATGTAATCCATGGTACTCAGAAGTTTGTAACCTCTTCAAGCACCATTGCAGGTTCCGCATGTGCAAATCTTGGTGTCGGACCTACAAAGGTGGATGAGGTTCTTGGTATTGTTAAAGCTTATATTACAAGGGTCGGTGAAGGTCCGCTTCCAACAGAGCTTGATGATGAGGCTGGAAAACATTTGCATGATGTGGGGCATGAGTTTGGTACAACTACAGGCAGGTCCCGCAGATGTGGATGGTTCGACCTCCCACTTCTGAAGAAGGCAATTTTCCTGAACGGCTACACAAGTGTCGCATTGACAAAACTGGACGTACTTACAGGCCTTGACACCATCAGGCTTTGTGTTGCCTATGATCTTGATGGGGAACGCCTCGAGTATCCGCCGATCGACACTTCCGATCTTGGCAGGTGTAAACCTATCTATGAAGATATGCAGGGTTGGTCTGATGATCTCACGGATGTCAAGACCTATGCAGATGTACCTGAGCTTGCCCGCAATTATGTTGAAAAGCTTGAAGAATTAATGGGTGTGCCCATTGAGTATGTGTCCGTAGGGCCTGGCAGGGAGCAGACTTTCAGGAAATAA
- a CDS encoding 30S ribosomal protein S19e, with protein MTTAYDVPAADIIAKLAEKLEENDQINAPEWAAHVKTGVHKELPPIDNSWWYTRCAAIMRTIYMKGPIGVERLRSVYGGKKNRGANPSKKAKGSGSVAREALQQLESAGFVRTLKSGRVIAPAGQSILDNTAVEVKNDLVETIPELAKY; from the coding sequence ATGACTACAGCATATGATGTTCCTGCTGCAGATATTATTGCAAAGCTGGCAGAGAAACTAGAAGAGAACGATCAGATCAATGCTCCCGAATGGGCAGCTCACGTTAAGACAGGTGTTCACAAGGAACTGCCACCTATTGATAATAGCTGGTGGTACACCCGCTGTGCAGCTATCATGAGGACAATTTACATGAAGGGTCCTATTGGTGTTGAGAGACTCAGGTCTGTCTATGGTGGCAAGAAGAACAGGGGTGCAAACCCATCCAAGAAAGCAAAAGGAAGCGGTTCAGTTGCAAGGGAAGCACTCCAGCAGCTCGAGAGTGCAGGTTTTGTGCGCACTTTGAAGAGCGGAAGGGTAATTGCTCCTGCAGGCCAGTCCATTCTTGACAACACAGCAGTAGAGGTCAAGAACGATCTTGTCGAGACAATTCCGGAACTTGCAAAGTACTGA
- a CDS encoding DNA-binding protein, which translates to MVDDLEAIRRKRLAEMQQQQAAPQMENDAQAAYQQEQAQAERDAQVQAVLRQIMTPEARERLTRLKLSRKELAEQLESQLVMLAQSGRLQSRIDDERLKLLLSQMQPKKREPTITRM; encoded by the coding sequence ATGGTGGACGATCTTGAAGCTATTCGAAGGAAAAGACTTGCTGAGATGCAACAACAGCAGGCAGCTCCTCAGATGGAGAATGATGCCCAGGCTGCATACCAGCAGGAACAGGCACAGGCTGAAAGGGATGCCCAGGTCCAGGCGGTCCTTCGTCAGATAATGACTCCTGAGGCAAGAGAAAGGCTTACTCGCCTGAAACTATCACGCAAGGAACTGGCAGAACAGCTTGAATCCCAGCTTGTGATGTTAGCTCAGAGCGGTCGTCTGCAGTCCAGAATAGACGATGAAAGGCTAAAATTGCTTCTTTCACAGATGCAGCCCAAAAAACGTGAACCTACCATCACACGTATGTGA
- a CDS encoding tRNA (5-methylaminomethyl-2-thiouridylate)-methyltransferase, with the protein MKAQVLFSGGKDSSLSAILLDPFFDVELVTCSFSVLPVGKIAKVAADELGYSHRVLELDTGILESALDIIIEDGYPRNAINYIHRIVIETLAREEDVSLIADGVRRDDRVPKLTDAEVRSIEDRFGVDYVCPLQGYGRSAVNKLVSRYLVIEEGQSDSIAKADYETELRELIRQQYGDDKVLEIFPEHVQSRVIGRV; encoded by the coding sequence ATGAAAGCTCAGGTACTGTTCAGTGGAGGAAAAGACAGTTCATTATCTGCGATCTTACTTGACCCATTCTTTGATGTTGAGCTCGTGACTTGCAGTTTCTCGGTCCTTCCGGTTGGGAAAATTGCAAAGGTTGCCGCAGATGAGCTGGGTTATTCCCACAGAGTACTGGAACTTGATACAGGTATACTGGAATCGGCTCTGGATATAATTATTGAAGATGGATATCCGAGGAATGCTATCAATTACATACACCGTATCGTGATCGAGACCCTTGCAAGGGAAGAGGATGTCTCTTTGATCGCAGATGGTGTAAGGCGTGATGATCGTGTTCCAAAGCTTACCGATGCAGAGGTTCGGAGCATAGAGGACCGTTTCGGTGTAGACTATGTATGCCCTCTTCAGGGCTATGGCAGAAGCGCAGTTAATAAGCTGGTAAGTCGGTATCTGGTAATAGAGGAAGGTCAGAGTGACAGTATTGCGAAAGCGGACTATGAGACCGAACTTCGCGAACTGATAAGGCAGCAATATGGTGATGATAAAGTACTTGAGATCTTTCCGGAGCATGTTCAGTCAAGGGTTATCGGGCGTGTCTGA
- a CDS encoding 50S ribosomal protein L39e: protein MSHNTKGQKIRLAKAHNQNQRVPTWVIIKTNRQVVSHPKRRHWRRNSLDVK from the coding sequence GTGAGCCACAATACAAAAGGACAGAAAATAAGGTTGGCAAAGGCGCATAACCAGAATCAGCGCGTTCCAACCTGGGTTATCATAAAGACTAACAGACAAGTTGTTAGCCACCCTAAGAGAAGACACTGGAGAAGAAACAGTTTAGACGTAAAGTAA
- a CDS encoding 50S ribosomal protein L31e has protein sequence MAEDAVKEQIYTIPLREAKLAPRWKRSSRAVSLIRKFLIRHMKADPSQIKIDASVNHKIWERGSQKPPSSIRIRAAMFDDGEVQAELA, from the coding sequence ATGGCAGAAGACGCGGTAAAGGAACAGATATACACAATTCCACTTCGTGAGGCAAAGCTTGCACCAAGGTGGAAACGTTCCAGCAGGGCAGTTTCACTTATCAGGAAATTCCTGATAAGACACATGAAGGCAGATCCTTCACAGATCAAGATTGATGCTTCCGTCAACCATAAGATTTGGGAAAGAGGTTCCCAGAAACCACCATCGTCCATACGCATTCGTGCAGCTATGTTCGACGATGGTGAAGTTCAGGCAGAACTTGCCTGA
- a CDS encoding translation initiation factor IF-6, with amino-acid sequence MIKTVNIYDNPVLGVFATCTEDVAVVPIGTTKKVVDLLTEMLDVKVVSTLVNGSTVVGSLSRGNSNGFLLCRDASINDLKDVDVPVEVLPDRLTATGNVILANDNAALVHPDISDRSMEIISRVLGVDVHRGTIAGLGTVGMSGVVTNRGLLVHPMVTQEELAHLEEVFDLPVDVGTTNYGSQAVGSGLLANSKGYVAGSNTTGHELGRIEDALFFD; translated from the coding sequence ATGATCAAAACAGTGAACATTTATGACAATCCCGTGTTAGGGGTTTTTGCTACATGCACTGAAGATGTGGCAGTTGTTCCTATCGGTACAACTAAGAAGGTCGTTGATCTGCTTACAGAAATGCTTGATGTAAAGGTAGTTTCTACATTGGTCAATGGCAGTACTGTTGTAGGTTCTCTTTCCAGGGGCAACTCGAATGGTTTTTTACTATGCAGGGATGCCAGTATCAACGATCTAAAAGACGTTGATGTCCCTGTGGAAGTGCTTCCAGACAGGCTCACAGCCACTGGAAACGTGATCCTGGCAAATGATAACGCTGCACTTGTGCATCCGGATATCAGTGACAGGTCAATGGAGATTATATCAAGGGTTCTTGGTGTTGATGTTCACAGAGGTACGATCGCAGGTCTCGGTACTGTCGGGATGTCCGGAGTAGTTACTAACAGAGGTCTTCTGGTTCATCCAATGGTGACACAGGAAGAGCTTGCACATCTTGAGGAAGTATTTGATCTTCCTGTGGATGTGGGAACTACAAATTACGGCTCACAGGCAGTAGGTTCAGGCTTACTGGCCAACTCAAAGGGTTATGTGGCAGGTTCCAATACTACCGGACATGAACTGGGCAGAATTGAGGATGCTCTGTTCTTTGATTGA
- the rpl18a gene encoding 50S ribosomal protein L18Ae encodes MQNYVVKGTFKAGHSWENFTKTIESQNEKNAREKTYSIFGSKHGLNRSLIKIDSVVEA; translated from the coding sequence ATGCAGAATTATGTTGTAAAAGGCACATTCAAAGCAGGTCATTCTTGGGAAAATTTCACAAAGACCATTGAGAGTCAGAACGAGAAGAATGCTCGCGAAAAGACGTATTCTATCTTCGGCAGCAAACATGGTCTCAACAGGTCATTGATCAAGATCGATAGTGTCGTAGAGGCGTGA
- the pfdA gene encoding prefoldin subunit alpha, with translation MSEISEQDVRNLAVQHRELQQQAESLQQQMGMVQMSIEDCTRAIATLDELDAVSGSINTMIPLGGGTFIHADVSNVEKVVVGLGAGISAEKSPSEAKELLNGRKEELGKVIERLNGSLSQIGQRIQSIESMIGNKGPQ, from the coding sequence ATGTCAGAAATAAGTGAGCAGGATGTGAGAAATCTCGCAGTTCAGCACCGTGAGCTCCAGCAACAGGCAGAATCCCTGCAGCAGCAGATGGGAATGGTTCAGATGTCCATCGAAGACTGCACACGTGCTATAGCAACCCTTGATGAGCTTGATGCAGTTTCAGGTTCCATCAATACAATGATCCCTCTGGGAGGTGGAACATTTATACATGCAGATGTTTCCAACGTCGAAAAGGTTGTTGTAGGTCTTGGCGCAGGTATCAGTGCGGAGAAATCCCCGTCTGAAGCAAAAGAACTCCTTAATGGACGCAAGGAGGAGCTAGGTAAGGTAATTGAACGCCTGAATGGATCACTTTCTCAGATCGGCCAGCGTATCCAATCCATAGAATCTATGATTGGTAACAAAGGTCCTCAGTGA
- the ftsY gene encoding signal recognition particle-docking protein FtsY, with product MFNKLKDKLNNFKQSIGKTIDEKAVDLEEPIVESVEGPIEETTEAPIEETMVEEVTEVAEEVPAEPVKVAAEPSTQGQSDVPETQSEKKASFKQKIGFAQKAKALVFEREVILDEDDISDALWELEMALLESDIAITVAEAIVEAVKEELVGSRKKIGSNTGELVEQALRNAIYNVMAANVFDLDEYIEKADKPVHIVFIGINGTGKTTTISKMAKRLKDMNYSVVIAAGDTFRAGAIDQIAIHAERIGVKLIKHQEGGDPAAVVYDAVQHAKANNADVILSDTAGRMHTNVNLMAQLEKVCRVSTPDLIIFVDEAVAGNDAVERAEQFNGAVPIDGSILTKTDADSKGGAAISIAYITGKPILFLGMGQGYDDLQKFDPKWFVDQLFE from the coding sequence GTGTTCAATAAACTCAAGGATAAACTCAATAATTTCAAGCAATCCATCGGTAAGACCATCGATGAGAAGGCAGTTGATCTCGAAGAACCAATAGTGGAATCTGTAGAAGGGCCTATAGAAGAAACTACAGAAGCACCTATTGAAGAAACGATGGTTGAAGAGGTCACAGAGGTTGCTGAAGAAGTGCCTGCTGAACCGGTCAAGGTAGCTGCAGAACCTTCCACACAGGGACAATCAGATGTTCCTGAAACCCAGTCTGAAAAAAAAGCTTCATTCAAGCAGAAGATAGGATTTGCCCAAAAGGCAAAGGCGCTCGTTTTTGAGCGTGAGGTCATACTTGATGAGGATGATATCAGTGATGCTCTCTGGGAGCTTGAGATGGCTTTGCTTGAAAGTGATATTGCTATCACTGTGGCTGAAGCGATCGTTGAAGCCGTCAAGGAAGAACTTGTAGGCAGCCGTAAGAAGATCGGTAGCAACACTGGTGAGCTCGTGGAACAGGCACTCAGGAATGCTATCTACAATGTGATGGCAGCCAATGTCTTCGATCTTGATGAATACATCGAGAAAGCTGACAAACCTGTTCACATCGTTTTCATTGGTATCAACGGTACCGGGAAGACAACTACTATCTCTAAGATGGCAAAACGGCTGAAAGACATGAACTATTCTGTTGTTATTGCAGCAGGTGATACTTTCAGGGCCGGGGCAATCGACCAGATCGCCATCCATGCAGAAAGGATCGGTGTCAAACTGATAAAACATCAGGAAGGCGGGGACCCTGCCGCAGTCGTCTATGATGCTGTGCAGCATGCAAAGGCCAACAATGCGGATGTTATTCTATCTGATACAGCAGGAAGGATGCATACAAATGTCAACCTTATGGCCCAGCTTGAGAAGGTCTGCCGTGTAAGCACTCCTGACCTGATCATCTTCGTTGATGAAGCGGTTGCAGGGAACGATGCTGTGGAACGTGCAGAACAGTTCAACGGAGCAGTACCTATTGATGGTTCCATACTGACCAAAACAGATGCGGATTCAAAAGGCGGTGCTGCGATCTCAATTGCATATATCACCGGGAAACCGATCCTGTTCCTTGGAATGGGTCAGGGATACGATGATCTGCAGAAGTTCGATCCAAAATGGTTTGTGGATCAGCTTTTTGAATAA
- the trpA gene encoding tryptophan synthase subunit alpha, with amino-acid sequence MKLSTKFNELKDRNEAALLSYVCAGDPDIESTPEIVDALIKGGADIIELGLPFSDPVADGPTIQEASERALKAGMNPDRYFELVASLDVDVPLVCMTYYNLVFQRGLDSFVEDCVNSGISGLIIPDLPAEESEDLAKACSNKDIDLIFLITPVTTDDRIKMILEKCSGFVYIVSRLGVTGARSDVTDATAQILSRVKTDVPKAVGFGISNGDQASRVVSAGADGVIVGSAFVDIIASGENVNQRLEELAKDIKDGCRKK; translated from the coding sequence ATGAAGTTATCTACTAAATTCAATGAACTTAAGGATAGGAATGAAGCTGCATTATTGTCATACGTTTGTGCAGGCGATCCGGATATCGAGTCAACTCCGGAGATCGTTGATGCGCTGATCAAAGGCGGTGCAGACATAATTGAACTTGGATTACCATTTTCCGACCCTGTCGCAGACGGACCTACCATACAGGAAGCATCCGAGAGAGCACTGAAAGCCGGAATGAACCCTGACAGGTATTTTGAGCTTGTTGCATCCCTTGATGTGGATGTACCACTCGTATGCATGACATATTACAACCTGGTATTCCAGCGAGGTCTTGACAGTTTTGTAGAGGATTGTGTCAACTCAGGCATTAGCGGACTCATAATACCAGACCTGCCTGCCGAGGAAAGTGAAGATCTTGCAAAGGCATGCTCCAATAAGGACATTGACCTGATATTCCTGATCACTCCTGTCACCACCGATGACAGAATAAAGATGATACTGGAGAAATGTTCAGGATTCGTCTATATTGTATCAAGACTTGGTGTTACCGGAGCACGTTCAGATGTCACGGATGCAACAGCACAGATACTCTCCAGAGTCAAGACCGATGTACCAAAAGCTGTAGGCTTTGGGATATCCAACGGGGATCAAGCCTCAAGAGTGGTTTCTGCCGGAGCAGACGGAGTAATTGTCGGATCCGCCTTCGTGGATATTATAGCATCCGGGGAAAATGTTAACCAGAGGCTTGAGGAGCTTGCAAAGGACATTAAGGATGGATGCAGGAAGAAATAA
- the trpB gene encoding tryptophan synthase subunit beta gives MSGPKYGKYGGQFVPEILMPALEELEEGYEKYRNDPEFLKELDYYLKDFAGRETPLYYAKNMSKKYGVKIYLKREDLVHGGAHKLNNTIGQALLAKYMGKTRLVAETGAGQHGTATAMAGTNMGFQTHVYMGAKDTVRQRMNVYRMELMGATVHPVESGSKTLKDAINEALRDWVSNVENTHYLIGSVVGPHPYPMMVRDFQSVIGNEVKQQILEKEGRYPDSIVACTGGGSNAMGIFHPFVEDKDVDLVAVEAGGSGMKCTEKAALHSASLSVGEDGVLQGARTRILQDKYGQILESSSVSAGLDYSGVGPELAYLADIGRITPRVANDDMALKAFHELSLMEGIIPALESSHAVAHVMEAAESGELGELVVINLSGRGDKDLEAVRKIDLGE, from the coding sequence ATGAGTGGACCAAAGTATGGCAAGTATGGAGGACAATTTGTCCCCGAGATACTTATGCCGGCCCTTGAGGAACTTGAGGAAGGATATGAAAAGTACAGGAACGATCCCGAATTCCTTAAGGAACTGGACTATTACCTCAAAGATTTTGCAGGACGCGAGACCCCATTGTATTATGCAAAGAACATGAGCAAGAAGTACGGTGTCAAGATCTACCTGAAAAGGGAGGATCTAGTACATGGTGGTGCACACAAGCTGAACAATACCATCGGCCAGGCATTGCTTGCAAAATACATGGGAAAAACAAGACTTGTAGCTGAGACAGGAGCAGGCCAACATGGAACTGCAACTGCCATGGCAGGTACAAACATGGGATTCCAGACCCACGTTTACATGGGAGCAAAGGATACAGTCAGACAAAGAATGAACGTTTACCGCATGGAGCTTATGGGTGCCACGGTCCATCCGGTTGAATCCGGTTCAAAGACACTCAAGGATGCGATTAATGAGGCCTTAAGGGACTGGGTCTCTAACGTTGAGAACACACATTACCTGATAGGTTCTGTAGTGGGGCCACACCCATATCCAATGATGGTAAGGGACTTCCAGAGCGTTATCGGAAACGAGGTCAAACAGCAGATACTGGAAAAAGAAGGCCGATACCCCGATTCCATTGTAGCATGTACAGGAGGCGGCAGTAACGCAATGGGAATATTCCACCCGTTCGTTGAAGACAAGGATGTGGATCTTGTTGCTGTGGAAGCCGGAGGAAGTGGTATGAAATGCACAGAAAAAGCTGCACTTCACTCTGCATCCCTTTCTGTAGGAGAGGATGGCGTACTTCAGGGAGCTCGCACCAGGATCCTTCAGGACAAATATGGACAGATACTGGAATCAAGTTCAGTCTCTGCCGGACTGGATTATTCAGGAGTCGGGCCGGAACTGGCATACCTCGCAGACATTGGCAGGATCACGCCTCGTGTTGCAAATGATGATATGGCACTCAAGGCATTCCACGAACTGAGCCTCATGGAAGGCATCATCCCTGCACTGGAATCCTCACATGCTGTTGCCCATGTTATGGAAGCAGCAGAATCAGGTGAACTTGGTGAGCTTGTGGTGATCAACCTCTCAGGAAGAGGAGACAAGGACCTTGAAGCTGTTCGAAAGATCGACCTGGGTGAGTAA